cgaccacggcagaatagagagaaaggacgaaggtcgtcccctatgcttaagacgtaggctcttcagtatgctatgttgtgtaccgcacctgaagtgtgccttgccatgagtcagtaaaggggtacaagagtgatccatgaatggatcacaggacaacggtcaaagttatccttagtaactagtggactaaggaattttctcgattatggaggtggtaaaagagttcgtcgtaaaggttacgacgatgcaagcttgacacctatccggatagctctgagtagagagatcggatacatataatggagcaataatttagaatagctccaagtagaacagttgtttggaatagctccaaatagagcgtggtagctgcatctaggagatgacatagagatttgtaaagcacacacggatctgaaaggttcagacccgttgactaaaacctctctcacaagcaacatgatcaaacataaaactcattgagtgttaatcacatagtgatgtgaactagactactgactctagtaaactcttgggtattagtcacatggcgatgtgacctgtgagtgttaatcacatggcgatgtgaactagatcattgactctagtgcaagtgggagactgttggaaatatgccctagaggcaataataaaagtgttattattatatttctctgttcatgataatagtcttttattcatgctataactgtattatccggaaatcgtaatacacgtgtgaatacatagaccacaatatgtccctagtgagcctctagttgactagctcgttgtgatcaacagatagtcatggtttcctggctatggacattggatgtcgttgataacgggatcacatcattaggagaatgatgtgatggacaagacccaatcctaagactagcacaatagatcgtgtagttcatttgctagagctttgccaatgtcaagtatctcttccttcgaccatgagatcgtgtaactcctggataccgtaggagtgctttgggtgtatcaaacgtcacaacgtaactgggtgactataaaggtgcactgcaggtatctccgaaagtatctattgttttatgcggatcgagactgggatttgtcactccgtgtaaacggagaggtatctctgggcccactcggtaggacatcatcatatgcgcaatgtgaccaaggagttgatcacgggatgatgtgttacggaacgagtaaagtgacttgccggtaacgagattgaacaaggtatcggtataccgacgatcgaatctcgggcaagtaacataccgctagacaaagggaattgtatacgggatcgatagagtccttgacatcgtggttcatccgatgagatcatcgtggaacatgtgggagccaacatgggtatccagatcccgctgttggttattgaccggagaacgtctcggtcatgtctgcatgtctcccgaacccgtagggtctacacacttaaggttcgatgacgctagggttataaaggaagcttgtatgtggtaactgaatgttgttcggagtcccggatgagatcccggacgtcacgaggagttccggaatggtccggaggtaaagatttatatataggaagtcctgtttcggccatcgggacaagtttcggggtcatcggtattgtaccgggaccaccggaagggtcccgggggcccaccgggtggggccacctgccccgggggggccacatgggctgtagggggtgcgccttggcctacatgggccaagggcaccagccccaagaggcccatgcgcctggggaaaccctaaaggaagagtcccagcaggggaaggcacctcctaggtgccttgggggggaggactcctcccctggccgccgcccccttggagattggatctcctaggggctggcgcacccccccttgggatccctatatatagtggggtaggagggcctcccaaacacaccttatgcctttggtgcagcccctccctctctcccaagttctcctcctcttctcccatggtgcttggcgaagccctgcgggattgccacgctcctccaccaccaccacgccgttgtgctgctgttggatggagtcttcctcaacctctccctctctccttgctggatcaaggcgtgggagacgtcaccgggctgtacgtgtgttgaacgcggaggtgccgtgcgtccggcacttgatcatcggtgatctgaatcacgacgagtacgactccatcaaccccgttcacttgaacgcttccgcttagcgatctacaagggtatgtagatgcactcccctttctactcgttgctggtctctccatagatagatcttggtgttacgtaggaaattttttgaatttctgctacgttccccaacagttgcctCAGTCTCGGCAGATAACTTATAAAGCCACTTACTTAGAAGGCATCTATTCTTAACTTCAAGGTTCTCAaccccaagacccccttggtcttttggtcggCAGATGACATCCCATTTGGCTAGGCGATACTTTCTCTTAGTTTCATCGCTCTGCCAGAAGAAACGagaccgatagaagtccagtcttttcctaactccaactggaacctcaaaaaaggataagagaaacataggcaaactcgtgagcaccgaattaataagaatcaatcggcctccatacgacataagtttgcccttccagcagctcagtttcttctgaaaccgatcctcgatacacttccattcaCTGTTAGTTAACTTACGATGGTGAATGAGGATACCAAGGTAAGTGAACGGAAGAGTCCCCAAATCGCAACCAAACAGTTGCTTGTAagcatcttgttcctctttggctctaccaaaacagaacaactcactTTTATTGAAGTTGATCTTCAGACCGGACAATTGCTCAAATAGGCACaataccagcttcatatttctcgccttaaccaagtcgtgctccataaaattgattgtatcatcggcgtactgcagaatggacacaccaccatctacaagatgaggcaccaagccacctacTTGTCCTGCCTCCTTTGCCCTtcctatcaagattgccaacatatCAACAACAATGTTGAAGAGgataggagacattggatcaccttgcctcaggcccttgtgtgtctggaaataatgacctatatcgtcattcactttaatttcaACACTCCttttttgcgtgaaagattcaaCTTGGCGCCTCCAAGCTTCGTCAAAACCCTTCATATGTAAGGCTTGTTGTAGAaagggccatttgactttatcgtacgccttctcgaaatccaccttaaaaaccaCTCCATCCAGTTTTTTCgagtgaatttcatggagcgtttcatgcaggaccaCCACCCCTTCAAGAATATTcctatccggcatgaaagcagatTGAGTAGGCTGCACTACagtatgcgcaatctgtgtgagtctaTTCATTCCGACCTTGGTAAAAAATTTGAAActcacattaagaagacagattggcCGAAATTGGTCAATCCGCACTGCCTCTATCTTCTTGGGAAGAAGTGTTATCGTCCCAAAATTCAGCTTAAAAAGGTGAAGCTGACCAGCGAAAAGATCATTGAACAAAGGCAATAGATCTCCTTTAATAATGTGCCAACATTTCTTGTAAGCTGACCAGCGAAAAGATCATTGAACAAAGGCAATAGATCTCTGGAGGCAACTTGGACGACGGATTGTTGCACATCATGTGTAAAGGAGGTTTTGAGTAGTACTGCAGTTAATAACTCTAAAGACAGGAGCATGGTTAAAAAATTCAACGATTTTTCCAATATTTTGGTAATTTCCGCTTTTACgaaatatttgtaactcaaaattccAGGCCATATTCACTAATTTcaaacaaaattcaaattcaatcaACATCCATAAAAATTGAGTAAATTTCGATGGATCGAATTCTGAAATAATTTTCCGACACTATGGTGAAGTCTGAATTTGTCCTGTTGCCGAGATACTAAACATTGGACCCGGGAGAGAAACTTAGAAAGTCCCATACTGGTCGACATGACGACAACATGTACAAAAGTTATTCAGTGAGCTAAAACTAACTAGTCACACACGGCGGCCGGTGCAGATCCATGACGCCCAAACTCAACTGGCAATGGCAAGTACTGTAGTATCTTGAGCCGCTTGGCCGACCTGACAAAGTCCCTGCAAGAGATTGATTCGACACCTCACTGTTAGTCGAGACACCAACGGTTGTATGCAATGAGAGGGGAATGCACGCAGAAGAAATTAAGAAACCACAACTTACTCCCACGGCACGTCTCCGACGAGCATCCAGTCCCCGTCCCCGTCCTCGTAGGTGACGGCGTATGGATCACCTTGGTGAGCGGGGGAGGGGAACATGAGGTGGAGCGTGTGGTGGAGCTCGTCGTAGGAGGCGTGGCCACACAGGTCCACCTTCCTTCCGATGGGCACCCCTTCCATCTTCACCTTCACGTGGCCGCCGTTGCTGCGGCTGCGCTGGCGGAGCGCGCTCTTCACCGGCGGCCACCCCACCAGCCTCTTCCTCCTGCACGAATTATACTCGGCCAGGTCAGTTTGACGAAGGAGAAGGGCGCGCACCtacgtgcattgcattgcattgaaCACCATCGACGAAACACTCACTTGCTGTCCGTCTCCCAGTCGCGGGCGTCGCCAGCGCCGTTGCCGTGgtcaccgtcgtcgtcgtcgtcgcgcagGAAGAGTGGCAGCGCGGGCTTCTTGATGCCAAACGCCTCCGCCGATCTCCTCTTCCCGCACGGGCCCGCGTGGTTGGGCGGCGCAAGCCCCAGCTCCAGCTCCATGGCGCCCTTCGTCGACTTTTTTCCCTGTACTACGTGATCACAGCTGAAAACTTGTGCTAGGAGCAGCTAGCTACTGTACTCTGGCAGGTGGCGACACCGTGCGACCGATGCGTGCGGTATATATAGGCGCGCGGGGCACCGCGGCCGATGGCTACGTTTGATGCATGGTGAGTGGTGAGCGGGAGACATGGTGTTGGGGCTCAAGGGGGCCAGGCAGCGGGCGGGCAAATGCATGGTCAAGCTAGACACGTTCAGGATTGAATAGGTACCGGCGTCAATGGTGTCACGAGACGTGAGAGCCAGATCCAGGGGGCATGTGGATACGCGTGGGCTCCTCGTCGTCCGCACCAAACCGGACGCCCACCACATGGACATGCCCCAAGTCAAGGGAGACAAACCAGCCACTGCTCCCACTCCATGCTTCGCCCACTCCAGTCACAGTTGCATGTGACAGTGTGCCTGATCCACACCTTGGATCTGCATGGAGCTGAGCATGGACACCGTGCTTTCCAACGCCGCTCCCTGCCGGCTCTGTACCAACACCGATGtttataagggcatctccagcagTTGGCCCCCCGGCCCCCCTAGGACGCATAAAAATCGCTCcatgggggcgagccggcgatacaatcgATGCCGGGGGCGGTTTTGcgtccagtcgtcgcccccagcttgCCTCCAGGCGTTGAAATTGACCCACTTTGCAGCCtaatttcggcgaataaagggcccatatggacgagaataggcccatattcggcgtggtttcgccgtgtctcggcgtttaattatcaacacaattatttcttatcacatatttcatcacagaaaaatcaaatacttcaacaaaatagtacaacaacaaatagttcaatacaaattatatagttcaacaaataaaaacatgtatttcatcacacggcgtcccctttgagcctccataggtgctcaatcagatctttctacagttgatgatgcacctgtgggtctcggatctcctgacgcatactgagataggcagtctaaGTTGTCGGTagatggtgatcaacttcggctagaggaccctacctgtaatatggttcagtgtcaaacactgggtcttcttgctcgttcttgatgatcatgttgtgcaagatgacacagcaagtcataatctcccacatttgatctttggaccaggtctgagcggggtaccgaacaacagcgaatcgagattggatcacaccaaatgcccgctcgacatccttcctgcaagcctcctgaactttcgcaaaccaggcgttcttgcctcctgccgcagggtttgagatcgtcttcacaaatgtcgaccatctcggatagatgccatctgctaggtagtaccccttgttgtattggtgcccattgatctcgaagttcaccggaggagaatggccctcaacgagcttggcaaaaacaggagagcactgcagcacgttgatgtcattgtgagttcttggcataccaaaggagtgccaaatccagaggtcctgtgtggctaccgcctcaagcaccacactgcaaccgcctttggcgcctttgtacatcccctgccaaccagatgggcaattcttccatttccaatgcatgcagtcgatacttccaagcatcccagaaaatcctcttgctgcattctgggctaggatccgagcagtgtcttccgcattgggtgttctcaagtattgtggcccaaacactgccaccactgcccggcagaacttgtagaaacactctatgctggtggactcggccatgcgcccatagtcgtcgagtgaatcactgggagctccatatgcaagcatcctcatcgctgtcgtgcacttctggatggaggtgaatccaagagcaccagtgcaatccatcttgcacttgaagtagttgtcgaactcccggatggaattcataaTCCTGAGGAAGagatttcggctcatccgataacggcgccgaaatgttttctcgccatgaagtggagcatcggcgaagtagtcggagtagagcatgcagtagccttcgagacgatgccggttctttgctttgacCCGcctcggcgccgagccacctcgccgcggcttttcattgctcgccagcagctgggcgagggcggcgggccccatgagatgctcttcttcctggacgtcggccgcggcttcctcctccagcagcgcggcgagctcttcctcgtcatccgattccatcgccgagacaggcaaaacgccgaacaccttgcgctcggtgggcgtgtacccgctgctaaaccgcgcctccgcggtcggaaacggcggccggaaacgcccagctgccgtgggaggggctgccgcggtgaagcgctgctattttccggcggggaatggctatctagcggagtagggcggcggccgtcgccgggatatagctagtggtggccgagggcgcggggggtgcgaggcgagtcgggggaagaaaaccttgacttttcccctgtcgatgtgggccaggcgtgcttttccctagcgccggagcccccaactgctccccagcgcgcggattcggcctgtgaccgccgggcggaaaaaagatccgaaccggcgattttcggcatCCTGGGGACGCGActaggccgttttttcggcgccgacgcCGAAAAAGTAgcctggggggcctgttggggacgcggctggagatgccctaagttttGTAAACGTCCTACGTATACATGCGTGTGCAGCTTCTGATGGGGGCAGGACAATTACGCAGGGATAGCAGTTTGTCAAAAGTAACTTGGGTGTGCGCTACGTCAGTTTCCACTACCTAAGAAAAAGGTGAAATGTGTCTAATATGAATGTTTTGTCCAAGTACGTACCATGGATCAATTTCCGTGTGAGCGACACGATACGACCGATGAAAGAGCAAGATGGATGCTATTACCGCCATGATTGACTAGCTAGTACTTCGTAGCTTAATTAGTCGGGGTTAGGCACCTCACCTCCGATTGGGTTGCTTAATTTACCGGTGCGTGCATGTGATAAGAGACACACTAGACTTTAGAAACACCCGTGCCGATCAGGTTCAGGTTTTTAACCCCCAGCTAGATTGACTTGCTTGTGCTAGCTGCATCATCGATCGGCTTGTCCATTGCACCTTGCGTGCAAAAGATCGAGGTTGGTACGTCGTATCAAGTCCAGACCGCCgttcatctctactcctaatggagcagttggtagtctcgctttcaggttttttttcgtcccaccactttcgtccggttttttttcgtaggttaaccgtcgtagatttttttcgatgatggtttcttattcaccggtttatttatCCCTCggctctttccttgcaaatcaggactttccaaacgtgcacgtaatcacggatctaaatttactaacttatccaaatcaaccgataccttccattattgcaaatttctttaggaaacaaataatagattttaaggaaacaaataaaagattttaaagacacatcatactttactaataatcactaaaaatcaaatctaaattaattaaccttaccttaaatcactcaatcactttgaTTAGAAAACATTTTTTTTCCTAACTGCACctcgcttagtgtgcacataacaatccgaagtaattagagtcacatgattgaatccatttatttagagcgacatgattgcgttccgggatggaggccatgatttcgtcgaggtcgttgctgcctcctacattcagggtgtgtcgccgagatcgaggcgagcatgaggagctgtggccaccgccatggtcacctcatcgcaggggatggagcacgccgtcggcctacagcttgtggagatcagcactttccaaacgtgcacgcaatcacggatttaaatttactaacttatccaaatcaaccgatatcttccattattgcaaatttctttaggaaacaaataatatattttaaggaaaaaaataaaagattttaaagacgcatcgtactttactaacaatcactaaaaatcaaatctaaattaattaaccttaccttaaatcactcaatcactttaattagagaacattttctttcctaactgcaccccgcttagtgtgcacataacaatccgaagtaattagagtcacatgattgaatccatttatttagagcgacatgattgcgttccgggatggaggccatgatttcgtcgaggtcgttgctgcctcctacactcagggtgtgtcgccaagatcgaggcgagcatgaggagctgtggccaccgccatggtcaccccatcgcaggggatggagcacgccgtcggcctacagtttgtggagatcactgttgctcttcaggtcgcgtggtgaccggatcttgccgatgtgtccctccccgacgacctcctcttcgcccggttggccggcatggatcttgccactactgccctcaactcttctgcctcgagctcgacggtcagccgccatggatcccccagctggagggtcacgtgaaccagttgtcctcccatgctgcagcggcgagaaggtgacatggctctccgtacacgaagagtggagtgtggagttcggtcaagtacttatatacttggcctctactgctgatccatgtacatggagaagaacagacaaccgctcattcatgctttgttccactcctttgcgcgacattactggaggtgacattttcctatctctctatgttgtaacaagcctgttgcctgcatagttaatggattttttatttaaatttatcgctgcttagtgctttgttgcaattgttcacgcaagattcttatatataatctgagcgtatgtaggcatacttagctttgctattccatttttttggcgcatagaaataagagtattgtccaggttaggtattcaattgagtatggtatttggattgctatcagaatgtcttttctatgcatgtgatttctcacatctggttataatatttatg
This portion of the Triticum dicoccoides isolate Atlit2015 ecotype Zavitan chromosome 7A, WEW_v2.0, whole genome shotgun sequence genome encodes:
- the LOC119328630 gene encoding auxin-responsive protein IAA20-like, coding for MELELGLAPPNHAGPCGKRRSAEAFGIKKPALPLFLRDDDDDGDHGNGAGDARDWETDSKRKRLVGWPPVKSALRQRSRSNGGHVKVKMEGVPIGRKVDLCGHASYDELHHTLHLMFPSPAHQGDPYAVTYEDGDGDWMLVGDVPWE